In Cervus elaphus chromosome 3, mCerEla1.1, whole genome shotgun sequence, the following proteins share a genomic window:
- the NACA gene encoding nascent polypeptide-associated complex subunit alpha isoform X1 — protein MAPPSSKRTPVNPPPKEDSTPPPVTPPSPKESPATPSPKKAPASPPPKGESTPPPVTPSSPKGSPATPSPKKAPASPPPKGESTPPPVTPPSPKGSPATPSPKKAPASPPPKGESTPPPVTPPSPKGSPATPSPKKAPASPPPKGESTPPPVTPPSPKGSPATPSPKKAPTNPPPKGESTPPPVTPPSPKGSPATPSPKKAPASPPPKGESTPPPVTPPSPKGSPATPSPKKAPASPPPKGESTPPPVTPPSPKGSPATPSPKKAPTNPPPKEESTAPPVTTPSPKGSPATPSPKRAPTNPPPKEESTPQPVTPPSPKGSPATPSPKKAPASPPPKGESTPPPVTPPSPKKAPATPSPKGTPTPSAMTSPPKRGPATPPLTGDPAPPSVAPLSPKRASAILAPTESPATPDPKELPTFAAMTPSPKEASATPSLKGTPAPLAVAPPSSKGTPTPKRASVTPAAKEVPTSPAVTPSTKKATGTPVPKEVPTPSAVIPPSPKKSPVPKEGPATSSSTGAPTPPTVIPLSPKEAPASPVSVTCPLGSTAPQASKGPPVKKGPTAVKAALDGSAPESAPVITTPTQKGPPAKKSSVSPPVCPDPSAQNGTKGPLPAVAPAPLLTVSTQKGSSPKAPKALPVSPLKGKDSLHSPKGPLAPPPESETSTPSATAAPEKVLPRAGSASVSPAPTPSVSLPLASSPVPPLLPKQQFLPSSPGLVLESPCKPSAPADEDELPPLIPPEPISGGVPFQPVLVNMPTPKPAGIPAPTPSAKQPVLKNNKGSGTESDSDESVPELEEQDSTQATTQQAQLAAAAEIDEEPVSKAKQSRSEKKARKAMSKLGLRQVTGVTRVTIRKSKNILFVITKPDVYKSPASDTYIVFGEAKIEDLSQQAQLAAAEKFKVQGEAVSNIQENTQTPTVQEESEEEEVDETGVEVKDIELVMSQANVSRAKAVRALKNNSNDIVNAIMELTM, from the exons ATGGCTCCTCCCTCTTCCAAAAGAACGCCAGTTAACCCACCTCCAAAGGAGGACTCCACTCCCCCACCTGTGactcctccctcccccaaagAGAGCCCAGCAACTCCATCTCCCAAAAAAGCCCCAGCTAGCCCACCTCCAAAGGGTGAGTCCACTCCCCCACCTGTgactccctcctcccccaaaggGAGCCCAGCAACTCCATCTCCCAAAAAAGCCCCAGCTAGCCCACCTCCAAAGGGTGAGTCCACTCCCCCACCTgtgactcccccctcccccaaagggAGCCCAGCAACTCCATCTCCCAAAAAAGCCCCAGCTAGCCCACCTCCAAAGGGTGAGTCCACTCCCCCACCTgtgactcccccctcccccaaaggaAGCCCAGCAACTCCATCTCCCAAAAAAGCCCCAGCTAGCCCACCTCCAAAGGGTGAGTCCACTCCCCCACCTgtgactcccccctcccccaaagggAGCCCAGCAACTCCATCTCCCAAAAAAGCCCCAACTAACCCACCTCCAAAGGGTGAGTCCACTCCCCCACCTgtgactcccccctcccccaaagggAGCCCAGCAACTCCATCTCCCAAAAAAGCCCCAGCTAGCCCACCTCCAAAGGGTGAGTCCACTCCCCCACCTgtgactcccccctcccccaaagggAGCCCAGCAACTCCATCTCCCAAAAAAGCCCCGGCTAGCCCACCTCCAAAGGGTGAGTCCACTCCCCCACCTgtgactcccccctcccccaaagggAGCCCAGCAACTCCATCTCCCAAAAAAGCCCCAACTAACCCACCTCCAAAGGAAGAGTCCACTGCCCCACCTGTGACGACTCCTTCCCCCAAAGGGAGCCCAGCAACTCCATCTCCCAAAAGAGCCCCAACTAACCCACCTCCAAAGGAAGAGTCCACTCCCCAACCTgtgactcccccctcccccaaagggAGCCCAGCAACTCCATCTCCCAAAAAAGCCCCAGCTAGCCCACCTCCAAAGGGTGAGTCCACTCCCCCACCTGTGACTCCTCCATCTCCAAAAAAG GCCCCGGCAACTCCATCACCCAAAGGAACCCCCACTCCATCTGCTATGACTTCTCCCCCCAAAAGGGGTCCAGCAACCCCACCTCTCACAGGAGACCCTGCTCCCCCATCTGTGGCTCCTCTCTCCCCCAAAAGAGCCTCAGCAATTCTGGCTCCCACAGAGTCTCCAGCAACTCCAGACCCCAAAGAGCTCCCCACTTTCGCAGCCATGACTCCTTCCCCCAAAGAGGCCTCAGCAACACCATCACTGAAAGGAACCCCTGCTCCTTTAGCTgtggctcctccctcctccaaaGGGACTCCGACCCCCAAAAGAGCCTCAGTAACTCCAGCCGCCAAAGAGGTCCCTACTTCCCCAGCTGTGACTCCTTCCACCAAAAAAGCAACAGGAACCCCAGTCCCCAAAGAGGTACCCACTCCCTCAGCTGTAATTCCTCCCTCCCCAAAAAAGTCTCCAGTCCCCAAAGAGGGCCCAGCAACCTCATCCTCCACAGGGGCTCCCACTCCCCCAACTGTGATTCCTCTCTCTCCCAAAGAGGCCCCTGCTTCCCCAGTTTCAGTCACATGTCCCTTGGGGTCCACTGCCCCTCAGGCATCTAAAGGGCCCCCAGTAAAGAAAGGCCCCACAGCTGTCAAAGCAGCGCTTGATGGTTCAGCTCCAGAAAGTGCACCGGTCATCACAACTCCCACTCAGAAAGGTCCACCAGCCAAGAAGAGTTCTGTTTCACCACCTGTCTGCCCAGATCCCTCAGCTCAGAATGGTACTAAAGGACCCCTTCCTGCAGTGGCTCCAGCTCCTCTACTGACAGTCTCTACTCAGAAAGGTTCTTCTCCAAAGGCTCCAAAAGccctccctgtctctcccttAAAGGGCAAGGATTCTCTCCATTCCCCAAAGGGCCccttggctcctcctcctgaGTCAGAGACATCTACCCCTTCAGCAACAGCTGCCCCAGAGAAGGTCCTTCCTAGAGCTGGATCAGCGTCTGTCTCTCCAGCACCTACCCCGTCAGTCTCTCTGCCTCTTGCTTCCTCCCCAGTTCCCCCTCTGCTTCCTAAACAGCAATTTCTGCCGTCCTCACCTGGGCTGGTGCTGGAATCACCCTGTAAGCCCTCAGCCCCTGCTGATGAGGATGAGCTGCCGCCTCTGATTCCCCCGGAACCAATCTCAGGGGGAGTGCCTTTCCAGCCGGTCCTCGTCAACATGCCCACCCCCAAACCTGCCGGGATCCCTGCCCCGACCCCCTCTGCCAAGCAGCCTGTTTTGAAGAACAATAAGG GGTCTGGAACAGAATCTGATAGTGATGAATCAGTCCCAGAGCTTGAAGAGCAGGATTCTACACAGGCAACCACACAGCAAGCTCAG ctgGCAGCGGCAGCTGAAATCGATGAAGAACCAGTCAGTAAAGCAAAACAGAGCCGGAGTGAAAAGAAGGCACGGAAG gCTATGTCCAAACTGGGCCTTCGACAGGTTACAGGGGTTACTAGAGTCACTATCCGGAAATCTAAGAATATCCTTTTTGTCATCACAAAACCAGATGTGTACAAGAGCCCAGCTTCAGATACCTACATTGTTTTTGGGGAAGCCAAG ATTGAGGATTTATCTCAGCAAGCACAGTTAGCAGCTGCTGAGAAATTCAAAGTTCAAGGTGAAGCTGTCTCAAACATCCAAGAAAACACACAGACTCCAACTgtacaagaggagagtgaagaggaagAG GTTGATGAAACAGGTGTGGAAGTTAAGGACATAGAATTGGTCATGTCACAAGCAAACGTGTCTAGAGCAAAGGCAGTCCGAGCCCTGAAGAACAACAGCAATGACATCGTAAACGCTATTATG GAATTAACAATGTAA